From the Buteo buteo chromosome 1, bButBut1.hap1.1, whole genome shotgun sequence genome, one window contains:
- the LOC142032628 gene encoding uncharacterized protein C4orf17 homolog codes for MWNYDRCYSQSSRSRERYYFSRNVPHPRMVCHMPGLNNAPVCLVRSNFSREYPSAGNKVILKQEAEQEHVLPRNATSNMSANCYLPKLEGFTRRQLGTPQSMTRGCADVPGRIQNNPPSPEKLLKKQFQASAQSANREGNHVASLTQPSTPLINLDYSPCIQKNVNSDSRYLDQKIKVLEKLSEILQTDSITEIQKWFARASKKEKDLVSSLIHSEMTDKAVLNSNEATAENMSSQSPVKPLPTLQKAPGGEMNQSRSSAKESGASRNVKQKREKECHLLSRLRNRGPGQADRLLPGKNSN; via the exons ATGTGGAACTACGACCGATGTTACTCTCAGTCTAGCCGCTCAAGGGAAAGGTACTACTTCTCCAGGAATGTTCCCCATCCTAGGATGGTCTGTCACATGCCAG GATTAAACAACGCTCCGGTCTGTCTCGTAAGAAGCAACTTTTCAAGAGAATACCCATCTGCTGGCAACAAAGTCATCCTCAAGCAAGAAGCTGAACAAGAACACGTGCTACCTAGGAATGCCACAAGCAACATGTCTGCCAACTGCTACCTTCCAAAGCTCGAGGGCTTCACGCGAAGGCAGCTAGGCACTCCACAGTCCATGACAC GAGGATGTGCAGATGTTCCTGGAAGGATTCAAAATAACCCTCCTTCACCTGAAaag cttttgaaaaaacaattcCAAGCCTCTGCACAATCTGCAAACAGAGAGGGAAACCACGTCGCGTCTCTCACCCAGCCCTCCACTCCACTCATCAACTTGGATTACAGTCCCTGCATCCAGAAGAATGTGAATTCTGACTCGAGATACCTGGATCAGAAAATAAAG GTGCTGGAAAAACTGAGCGAAATTTTGCAGACAGATTCAATTACCGAGATCCAAAAATGGTTCGCAAGGGCAAGTAAAAAAG agaaagaccTTGTGTCCAGTCTGATACATTCAGAGATGACTGATAAAGCTGTGCTGAATTCTAATGAAGCTACAGCAGAGAACATGAGTAGCCAGAGTCCAGTAAAGCCTCTCCCTACTCTTCAGAAGGCTCCAGGAGGGGAGATGAATCAGTCCAG gTCTTCGGCTAAAGAATCAGGGGCCAGTCGAAATGTGAAACAGA